Proteins found in one Amycolatopsis umgeniensis genomic segment:
- a CDS encoding MarR family winged helix-turn-helix transcriptional regulator, whose translation MGTRGVATAGLSLTGSLTRAARAVATRVEQVLAKEGLTLDQWLVLDALSGKDGLAMADLADRTLTTGPTLTRVVDKLVTTAQAYREVDAADRRRVLVHLSARGRATYRRVAAKVSEVEAGLAVPDELLAALRGLGG comes from the coding sequence ATGGGCACACGAGGCGTCGCGACGGCCGGGTTGTCGCTCACCGGCTCGCTCACCCGTGCCGCCAGGGCCGTCGCCACCAGGGTCGAGCAGGTGCTCGCCAAGGAAGGTCTCACCCTGGACCAGTGGCTGGTGCTGGACGCGTTGAGCGGCAAGGACGGCCTCGCCATGGCCGACCTCGCCGACCGGACGCTGACCACCGGGCCGACCCTGACCAGGGTGGTCGACAAACTGGTGACCACCGCGCAGGCCTATCGCGAGGTCGACGCCGCCGACAGGCGCCGCGTGCTCGTCCACCTCAGCGCCCGCGGCCGGGCGACGTACCGGCGCGTGGCCGCGAAGGTGTCGGAAGTGGAGGCGGGGCTCGCCGTGCCGGACGAGCTGCTCGCGGCGTTGCGGGGCCTCGGCGGCTGA
- a CDS encoding peptidase inhibitor family I36 protein, whose protein sequence is MQRRLTNLRARLPHVLLLAVFGLLTSAGVASATSVPPAPVCQKGEFCVYGEESFGGTAHKFDLRTSNPEECIPLPEGFDGHSFVNRLSRDVTIYQSEECTTEGDFITYPGGGTYVPQGPFVIRALKIWD, encoded by the coding sequence ATGCAACGACGTTTGACGAACCTGCGCGCACGCCTCCCGCATGTCCTCCTGCTGGCCGTGTTCGGCCTGCTGACCAGTGCCGGGGTCGCGAGCGCCACCTCCGTCCCGCCCGCACCCGTCTGTCAGAAGGGCGAGTTCTGCGTGTACGGCGAAGAATCGTTCGGTGGCACGGCGCACAAATTCGACCTGCGCACCTCCAATCCCGAGGAATGCATTCCCCTGCCCGAAGGCTTCGACGGGCATTCGTTCGTGAACCGGCTGAGCCGGGACGTCACGATTTATCAGAGCGAGGAGTGCACCACGGAGGGAGATTTCATCACCTATCCGGGTGGCGGCACCTACGTACCCCAGGGACCGTTCGTGATCCGCGCCCTCAAGATCTGGGACTGA
- a CDS encoding LacI family DNA-binding transcriptional regulator, with amino-acid sequence MDDVADAVGVSRATVSNAYNRPDQLSARLREEVLRAAKKIGYAGPNPTARSLATSRTGAIAVLLDTNLSTAFSDPALSVTLDALSTVVDPEGHALLLLPGDGESGGPRAERILTAQADIAVAYSLADGAPALNAVRDRGLPLVVIDQPHIRGSARIGVADRAGAAAAARHLLELGHRRIGIFSAQCLSAPRGGELSVAEAGNSRFHDNRERMAGYLETLAEAGVPAADVPIWEASGLSVEGALPSAFGLLDRHPRPTALLCMSDLLALAAISAARHLGLSVPGDLSVVGFDDIPPARWSEPPLTTVRQDLAAKGRAAGDLVLGLLRGEKTPAPAELPAELVVRESTARV; translated from the coding sequence TTGGACGATGTCGCCGACGCCGTCGGGGTGTCGCGCGCGACCGTGTCCAACGCCTACAACCGGCCCGATCAGCTGTCCGCCCGGCTTCGGGAAGAGGTGCTGCGAGCGGCCAAGAAAATCGGGTACGCGGGGCCGAACCCGACTGCGCGCAGCCTCGCCACCAGCCGCACCGGCGCGATCGCCGTCCTGCTCGACACGAATCTTTCGACGGCCTTCTCGGATCCCGCGCTGTCGGTCACCCTCGACGCGCTCTCAACGGTCGTCGACCCCGAGGGCCACGCCCTCCTGCTGCTGCCCGGCGACGGCGAGAGCGGCGGCCCGCGCGCGGAGCGGATCCTGACCGCACAGGCTGACATCGCCGTGGCGTATTCGCTGGCGGACGGGGCGCCGGCGCTGAACGCGGTCCGCGATCGGGGTCTGCCGCTGGTGGTGATCGACCAGCCGCATATCCGCGGTTCGGCCAGGATCGGCGTGGCGGACCGGGCGGGGGCGGCCGCGGCGGCGCGGCACCTGCTGGAGCTCGGGCACCGGCGGATCGGGATCTTCTCGGCGCAATGCCTCTCGGCGCCGCGTGGCGGCGAACTGAGCGTGGCGGAGGCCGGGAACAGCAGGTTCCACGACAACCGCGAGCGGATGGCCGGTTACCTGGAGACGCTGGCCGAGGCGGGTGTCCCGGCGGCGGACGTGCCGATCTGGGAGGCGTCCGGGCTCTCGGTCGAGGGCGCGCTCCCGAGCGCGTTCGGCCTGCTCGACCGGCATCCGCGGCCGACGGCGTTGTTGTGCATGTCGGATCTGCTGGCGCTGGCGGCGATTTCGGCGGCGAGGCACCTCGGGCTGTCCGTCCCGGGTGATCTTTCCGTCGTGGGCTTCGACGACATCCCGCCCGCCCGGTGGTCCGAACCACCGCTGACGACGGTCCGGCAGGATCTCGCCGCCAAGGGGCGGGCGGCCGGCGACCTGGTACTGGGCCTGCTGCGCGGGGAGAAGACACCCGCTCCCGCCGAGTTGCCCGCCGAACTGGTCGTGCGGGAGTCCACCGCGCGCGTTTAG
- a CDS encoding MFS transporter yields MRDRTAVFVVFALNGAALGSWAPRTPALSERVNASPGVFGLALLGASVGMLIAASVSGRLIERHGARAVVAGSTIIACAALPMIGFSTSVVLLAGALFVLGASVGALDVAMNVAGVEVERRSGRAIMPILHAGFSFGALAGSVAAGFAASHHWSPGRHLTVAALAALVVLAFVIVAVPGARPTHTGPVEKPRVPPIKRPALWLLAAIALFSAIAEGASSDWSALLMTSVHGVGDGAAAFAYSGFALAMALARLAGAWLQNRFGATRALAVGAGIAAAGLVLAALARVPVFGFVGFALAGAGLAAAFPIALSLAGASGKRADGTGGERELAFVTAIAYTGFLAGPPLIGGIAQVTSLSVSFLFVGLTAALIVPSALAAARARKREEVSEPVAR; encoded by the coding sequence ATGCGTGACCGTACGGCCGTTTTCGTCGTGTTCGCGCTCAACGGGGCCGCGCTCGGCTCCTGGGCGCCGCGGACTCCGGCGTTGTCGGAAAGGGTGAACGCCTCACCGGGTGTTTTCGGCCTTGCCCTGCTGGGGGCCAGTGTCGGCATGCTGATCGCGGCGTCGGTTTCGGGACGGCTGATCGAGCGCCACGGTGCCCGTGCGGTGGTCGCGGGCAGCACGATCATCGCCTGTGCCGCGCTGCCGATGATCGGCTTCTCGACGTCGGTCGTCCTGCTCGCGGGGGCGTTGTTCGTCCTCGGGGCGAGCGTCGGCGCGCTGGACGTCGCGATGAACGTCGCGGGTGTCGAGGTGGAGCGCCGTTCCGGGCGGGCCATCATGCCGATCCTGCACGCCGGGTTCAGCTTCGGCGCGCTGGCGGGCTCCGTCGCCGCCGGATTCGCCGCTTCGCACCACTGGTCACCGGGACGGCACCTCACCGTCGCCGCGTTGGCCGCGCTGGTCGTGCTCGCCTTCGTCATCGTGGCCGTGCCCGGCGCGCGGCCCACGCACACCGGGCCCGTCGAGAAGCCCCGCGTGCCCCCGATCAAGCGTCCTGCCCTCTGGTTGCTGGCCGCCATCGCGTTGTTCTCGGCGATCGCGGAGGGCGCGAGTTCGGACTGGTCCGCCTTGCTGATGACGTCCGTGCACGGGGTCGGCGACGGCGCCGCGGCGTTCGCCTACTCCGGGTTCGCCCTGGCCATGGCACTCGCCAGGCTCGCGGGCGCGTGGCTTCAGAACCGCTTCGGCGCCACTCGCGCGTTGGCGGTGGGCGCGGGGATCGCCGCGGCGGGGCTCGTGCTCGCCGCGCTGGCCCGCGTGCCGGTGTTCGGGTTCGTCGGCTTCGCGCTGGCGGGCGCCGGGCTGGCCGCGGCCTTCCCGATAGCGTTGAGCCTCGCGGGGGCGTCGGGCAAACGCGCCGACGGCACCGGAGGCGAGCGGGAACTGGCCTTCGTCACCGCGATCGCCTACACCGGCTTCCTCGCCGGACCGCCCCTGATCGGCGGAATCGCGCAGGTGACGTCGCTTTCGGTGTCGTTCCTGTTCGTCGGCTTGACCGCCGCGCTGATCGTGCCGTCCGCGCTGGCCGCGGCGCGGGCGCGGAAACGGGAGGAGGTCTCCGAACCCGTCGCCCGTTGA
- a CDS encoding histidine phosphatase family protein, with translation MRIILLRHAESLGNVDELAYTRIPDHALPLTDAGREQARLAGPEIEELLDGERPAVYVSPYLRTRETLRLLDIRSSCERIVPEPRLREQDWGNLQDPLEQEVQKQRRHEFGHFFYRLPFGESGADVDDRVAAFLSELAACGENHPKTVLVVSHGLTIRLLCRRLFGWSIELFESLSNPTTCEYRVVERAGDKWTLDRPFRQWRDSPDGETQD, from the coding sequence GTGCGGATCATCCTGCTGAGGCATGCCGAGTCGCTCGGCAACGTCGACGAACTCGCCTACACCCGGATTCCCGACCACGCCCTCCCGCTCACCGACGCGGGCCGCGAACAGGCGAGGCTGGCGGGCCCGGAGATCGAGGAACTCCTCGACGGGGAGCGGCCGGCGGTCTACGTCAGCCCGTATCTGCGGACGCGGGAAACGTTGCGGCTACTGGACATCCGTAGTTCCTGCGAGCGGATCGTGCCGGAGCCGAGGTTGCGGGAACAGGACTGGGGCAACCTCCAGGACCCGCTGGAACAGGAGGTCCAGAAGCAACGCCGCCACGAATTCGGGCACTTCTTCTACCGGCTCCCGTTCGGCGAGTCCGGGGCGGACGTCGACGACCGGGTCGCGGCGTTCCTCAGCGAACTGGCGGCCTGCGGCGAAAATCACCCTAAGACCGTGCTGGTCGTCTCGCACGGCCTGACCATCCGGTTGCTGTGCCGCCGGCTCTTCGGCTGGAGCATCGAGCTGTTCGAGTCCCTGTCCAATCCCACGACCTGCGAATATCGCGTCGTCGAACGCGCGGGCGACAAGTGGACGCTGGACCGCCCGTTCCGCCAATGGCGGGACTCACCCGACGGGGAGACTCAGGACTGA
- a CDS encoding MFS transporter, translated as MYVPPSTQRAPQPTAGSPWWLVIGPAFAALIGLFLVTVIYRFDGESALQLDLGMSSQSLLLNGLVSYLVAAAIAFPAGLLLGARFPTAVTVPAIFSMLLGVVLIAFVPNIGLLLVGRVLTGLGAGAVLGVTIALIRRLQAGRGAAAGITAGLGVLALALAPVLGGLLSDATGFRVVFVVATLFVFVALVVAGILGIVAATKAKPPVPPMPYPPHA; from the coding sequence ATGTACGTGCCGCCCTCGACACAGCGTGCCCCGCAGCCGACCGCCGGGTCTCCCTGGTGGCTGGTCATCGGCCCCGCCTTCGCTGCGCTCATCGGCCTTTTCCTGGTCACCGTGATCTACCGCTTCGACGGCGAGTCGGCCCTTCAGCTCGATCTGGGCATGTCCAGCCAGTCCCTGCTGCTGAACGGCCTCGTCTCGTACCTCGTCGCGGCCGCGATCGCCTTCCCGGCAGGGCTGCTTCTCGGCGCACGCTTCCCGACGGCGGTGACCGTGCCGGCGATCTTCTCGATGCTCCTCGGCGTGGTGCTGATCGCCTTCGTCCCCAACATCGGCCTGCTCCTGGTCGGCCGGGTGCTCACCGGGCTCGGCGCGGGTGCCGTCCTCGGGGTGACGATCGCCCTGATCCGGCGGCTCCAGGCCGGCCGCGGCGCCGCGGCCGGGATCACGGCGGGCCTCGGTGTCCTCGCCCTGGCGCTCGCGCCGGTCCTTGGTGGGCTGCTCTCGGACGCCACCGGCTTCCGCGTGGTGTTCGTGGTGGCCACGCTGTTCGTGTTCGTCGCACTCGTCGTCGCCGGAATCCTCGGCATCGTCGCGGCGACCAAGGCGAAGCCACCGGTCCCGCCGATGCCGTACCCGCCGCACGCCTGA
- a CDS encoding ATP-binding protein, whose product MLMLEGGIPDRLVRTTLPRLVLVPVVFRLAMLVQALWAAGFSGPSVLWTFAVLHLVPNVAEAIWVLRGSPAGTRLVPVADAGFTALVTLGAALPAQDLTITSITWTHLMGTVMLWTLLRGALAGALVVGGGVVLHSVLDPASSLGLFLTLATALVASLAVVGLVGASMRFALGFGEQQGRAAERERHRRDVHDTVLQVMESFAIPAPADELDPAASLDRVRRTARAQAMRLRISLEHEPAGPVGLHQRLRLLAAEMAAEGLRAEVVVQDDCGPELPEETAMALHDAAREALRNTLKHSGTRRAVVSVEGIGGGISLTVRDHGAGFDVGDRRRGFGLENSIIARMAEVGGFARIESSPGLGTRVVLLAPSVLSLPVG is encoded by the coding sequence GTGCTGATGCTCGAGGGCGGGATCCCGGACCGGCTGGTGCGGACCACGTTGCCCCGGCTCGTCCTGGTCCCGGTGGTGTTCCGGCTGGCGATGCTGGTGCAGGCGCTGTGGGCGGCAGGTTTCAGCGGACCGTCGGTGCTGTGGACGTTCGCGGTGCTGCACCTGGTGCCGAACGTCGCCGAAGCGATCTGGGTCCTCCGCGGGTCTCCCGCCGGTACGCGGCTGGTGCCGGTGGCCGACGCCGGGTTCACGGCGCTCGTGACCCTGGGAGCCGCGCTGCCCGCGCAGGACCTCACGATCACGTCGATCACCTGGACCCATCTGATGGGGACGGTGATGCTCTGGACCCTGCTGCGCGGCGCGCTGGCGGGAGCGCTGGTCGTCGGAGGCGGGGTGGTGCTGCACTCCGTGCTGGACCCGGCTTCCTCGCTCGGTCTCTTCCTCACTCTCGCGACGGCGCTGGTGGCGTCACTCGCTGTCGTGGGCCTGGTCGGCGCGTCGATGCGGTTCGCGCTCGGGTTCGGGGAGCAGCAAGGCCGGGCGGCGGAACGCGAACGGCACCGCCGCGACGTCCACGACACCGTCCTGCAGGTGATGGAGTCGTTCGCCATCCCCGCGCCCGCCGACGAACTCGACCCGGCGGCGAGCCTCGACCGGGTCCGCCGCACCGCTCGCGCCCAGGCGATGCGCCTCCGGATCAGCCTCGAGCACGAACCGGCCGGACCCGTCGGACTTCACCAGCGTCTCCGCCTGCTCGCCGCCGAGATGGCCGCTGAGGGCCTGCGCGCCGAGGTCGTCGTCCAGGACGACTGCGGTCCGGAGCTCCCGGAGGAGACGGCCATGGCGCTGCACGACGCGGCCAGGGAGGCCTTGCGCAACACGCTCAAGCACTCGGGGACGAGGCGGGCCGTCGTCAGCGTCGAAGGGATCGGCGGCGGGATCTCCCTGACGGTGCGCGATCACGGCGCCGGATTCGACGTCGGCGACCGGCGGCGCGGATTCGGCCTCGAGAACTCGATCATCGCGCGGATGGCGGAAGTCGGCGGTTTCGCGCGGATCGAATCCAGCCCGGGACTGGGGACGAGGGTGGTGCTCCTCGCTCCGTCAGTCCTGAGTCTCCCCGTCGGGTGA